A single region of the Kocuria rosea genome encodes:
- a CDS encoding MarR family winged helix-turn-helix transcriptional regulator, with protein sequence MTAHPRTSSGYWYAAEGDRPPAVQVLEALRAYRAAESAMRLRTRDSMGMGEKDVLALRYLLEADRAGTPMSPRDLASKLGISSASTTTLLDRLSRSGHVARRPHPTDRRALVIVATQEADCEVRSTLGAMHERMLRAARDLSAEEAATVTAFLHAMAEAVEAVDERQLHEHVEDCRHPGPGGA encoded by the coding sequence ATGACCGCACATCCCCGCACCTCGTCCGGCTACTGGTACGCCGCCGAGGGCGACCGTCCTCCGGCCGTGCAGGTGCTCGAGGCCCTGCGGGCCTACCGGGCGGCCGAGTCCGCCATGCGGCTGCGCACCCGCGACTCCATGGGCATGGGGGAGAAGGACGTGCTGGCCCTGCGCTACCTGCTGGAGGCCGACCGCGCCGGGACCCCCATGAGCCCCCGGGACCTGGCGAGCAAGCTGGGCATCTCCTCGGCCTCCACCACCACGCTGCTGGACCGGCTCTCCCGCAGCGGCCACGTGGCCCGCCGCCCCCACCCCACGGACCGGCGGGCGCTGGTGATCGTGGCCACCCAGGAGGCCGACTGCGAGGTCCGCTCCACCCTCGGCGCCATGCACGAGCGGATGCTCCGTGCCGCCCGGGATCTGTCCGCCGAGGAGGCCGCCACCGTGACCGCCTTCCTGCACGCGATGGCCGAGGCGGTCGAGGCCGTCGACGAGCGGCAGCTCCACGAGCACGTCGAGGACTGCCGGCACCCCGGACCCGGGGGCGCCTGA
- a CDS encoding acetamidase/formamidase family protein — protein MSEHFARRAADELQRGLGRRTFFRAATAVAAAGAVTGTGAGAASAAVPMGAQHPKGGRPGFRGSVLQPGKGRIPGDHYLPSDVDSVLWGYVPSVDAEPSLRMRSGRTVTIDAVSHEGILEDQGRDPVEFFGAQGVSRARVLDDAVEIARDYDRTERDFDRDGPHVVTGPVFVEEARPGDVLKIETLHADLRVPYGVVSSRHGKGALPGPARGGPVADILVEDVLPTVGTDGRSTGNPQEYGNVSTFTPVEHGQGVMAGGAVRFPLRPFMGMMGVAYQQGSGPTDDLLNSIPPTLGGGNIDIRHLGVGSTFYLPVQTDGALFYVGDPHMAMGDGEVALTAMEGSLRGTFRLTVCKAGEGDAPSVAHSYPFAETDEHWIPIGLSDPDGAAGGGQNSDLDVAMRRAVLNALDFLEQDKGMERAVAYAYLSAAADFAISQVVDRTVGVHGLIRKADFDRS, from the coding sequence ATGAGTGAGCACTTCGCCCGCCGCGCCGCCGACGAACTCCAGCGGGGTCTGGGGCGGCGCACCTTCTTCCGGGCGGCCACCGCCGTGGCCGCCGCCGGCGCGGTCACCGGCACCGGGGCCGGCGCGGCCTCCGCGGCCGTCCCGATGGGCGCCCAGCACCCGAAGGGCGGCCGCCCCGGCTTCCGGGGCTCCGTCCTGCAGCCCGGGAAGGGCAGGATCCCCGGGGACCACTACCTGCCCTCGGACGTGGACAGTGTGCTGTGGGGCTACGTCCCGTCCGTGGACGCCGAGCCCTCGCTGCGCATGCGCTCGGGGCGCACGGTCACCATCGACGCCGTCTCCCACGAGGGGATCCTCGAGGACCAGGGCCGGGACCCGGTGGAGTTCTTCGGCGCGCAGGGGGTCTCCCGCGCCCGGGTCCTGGACGACGCGGTGGAGATCGCCCGCGACTACGACCGCACCGAGCGGGACTTCGACCGGGACGGCCCGCACGTGGTGACCGGCCCGGTGTTCGTCGAGGAGGCGCGGCCCGGGGACGTCCTGAAGATCGAGACCCTGCACGCCGACCTGCGCGTGCCGTACGGGGTGGTCTCGAGCCGCCACGGCAAGGGCGCGCTGCCGGGCCCCGCCCGCGGCGGGCCGGTGGCCGACATCCTCGTCGAGGACGTGCTGCCGACGGTGGGCACGGACGGCCGGTCCACGGGCAACCCGCAGGAGTACGGCAACGTCTCCACGTTCACCCCGGTGGAGCACGGTCAGGGCGTCATGGCCGGCGGGGCCGTGCGGTTCCCGCTGCGCCCGTTCATGGGCATGATGGGCGTCGCATACCAGCAGGGCTCCGGGCCCACCGACGACCTGCTCAACTCGATCCCGCCGACGCTGGGCGGCGGCAACATCGACATCCGCCACCTCGGCGTGGGCTCCACCTTCTACCTGCCCGTGCAGACGGACGGCGCCCTGTTCTACGTGGGGGACCCGCACATGGCCATGGGCGACGGCGAGGTGGCGCTCACCGCGATGGAGGGCTCGCTGCGCGGCACGTTCCGGCTCACGGTCTGCAAGGCCGGGGAGGGGGACGCGCCCTCCGTGGCCCACTCCTACCCGTTCGCGGAGACGGACGAGCACTGGATCCCGATCGGGCTCTCCGACCCGGACGGCGCGGCCGGCGGGGGGCAGAACTCCGATCTCGACGTGGCGATGCGCCGGGCCGTGCTCAACGCCCTCGACTTCCTCGAGCAGGACAAGGGCATGGAGCGCGCCGTGGCCTACGCCTACCTCTCGGCCGCCGCGGACTTCGCCATCTCCCAGGTGGTGGACCGCACCGTGGGGGTGCACGGGCTGATCCGCAAGGCGGACTTCGACCGATCCTGA
- a CDS encoding LysR substrate-binding domain-containing protein, which yields MEVHKALAFLAVAEELHFGRAAKRLHMAQPPLSRLIRQLESELGATLFERNTRHVTLTPQGEALLEPARELVMLAQRMKDVVRKSQAGETGRVRLGFAGASVNQAVGELARQVRRRRPGISLELYSSQFSYLGLEKVLDDSLDIVIGRWDFLPAEISSRLVALEELLIALPESHPLADRETVDVEDLAGEAWIVLPGGAGATLPNRLNTLAMNAGFVPRIVQVAPDSWTLVVLVGAGMGISLILSSVRDNVPSRGVVYKPLTQEQKPVEVRLLWRRGDANPALQSVIEISETVFPAPGGPLPAPAPGTP from the coding sequence ATGGAAGTCCACAAGGCCCTGGCGTTCCTCGCCGTCGCGGAGGAGCTGCACTTCGGCCGCGCGGCAAAGCGCCTGCACATGGCGCAGCCGCCCCTCAGCCGCCTGATCCGGCAGCTGGAGTCCGAGCTGGGCGCCACCCTGTTCGAGCGCAACACCCGCCACGTGACCCTGACGCCGCAGGGCGAGGCCCTGCTCGAGCCGGCCCGGGAGCTGGTGATGCTCGCGCAGCGCATGAAGGACGTGGTCCGCAAGTCCCAGGCGGGCGAGACCGGGCGGGTGCGGCTCGGCTTCGCCGGGGCCTCGGTGAACCAGGCGGTGGGCGAACTGGCGCGCCAGGTCCGGCGCCGTCGCCCCGGGATCAGCCTGGAGCTCTACAGCTCGCAGTTCTCCTACCTGGGCCTGGAGAAGGTCCTGGACGACTCCCTCGACATCGTGATCGGCCGGTGGGACTTCCTGCCCGCGGAGATCAGCTCCCGGCTGGTCGCGCTCGAGGAGCTGCTCATCGCCCTCCCGGAGAGCCACCCGCTGGCCGACCGCGAGACGGTCGACGTCGAGGACCTCGCCGGGGAGGCGTGGATCGTGCTGCCCGGCGGGGCGGGGGCCACGCTGCCCAACCGGCTCAACACCCTGGCGATGAACGCGGGGTTCGTCCCGCGCATCGTCCAGGTGGCCCCGGACTCCTGGACGCTCGTGGTCCTCGTGGGCGCCGGGATGGGCATCTCCCTCATCCTCTCCAGCGTCCGGGACAACGTGCCGTCCCGGGGCGTGGTCTACAAGCCGCTGACGCAGGAGCAGAAGCCGGTCGAGGTCCGCCTCCTGTGGCGCCGCGGGGACGCCAACCCGGCGCTGCAGTCCGTCATCGAGATCTCCGAGACGGTGTTCCCCGCGCCCGGGGGCCCGCTGCCCGCCCCGGCGCCCGGCACTCCGTGA
- a CDS encoding CoA-acylating methylmalonate-semialdehyde dehydrogenase, producing the protein MQNTKQDAEARAQQDAERGAQDPRTTGAVIEHFIDGKRHGGPGRTADVYNPATGQVAKQVLLASAEDVATAVEAAELALPGWRATGLSKRSAIMFKVENIIRERTPELAAIITAEHGKVLSDAAGEVARGLENVQFCAGLMHHMKGEFLEQAATGVDVHQTRQPVGVVACITPFNFPAMVPLWMITTAIAAGNTVILKPSERDPSAAVWIAEAFAEAGLPPGVLNVVHGDKEAVDELLTNPLVKAVSFVGSTPIARYIYETSAQHGKRVQALGGAKNHMVVMPDADLDGAADAAISAAYGSAGERCMAVSVLVTVGDVADPLIERLKERIAKLTIGDGTDPASEMGPLITRAALDRVNGYVTGAEAEGATVVVDGTQQEFDGEGFFTGVSLLDHVRPGMKAYDEEIFGPVLSVVRVDTYEEAVRLINTNQFANGVAVFTRDGKTARQFEFEIEVGMVGVNVPIPVPIGAFSFGGWKNSLFGDTHMYGPEAFNFYTRRKLVTTRWPEPSESQINLGFPTH; encoded by the coding sequence ATGCAGAACACCAAGCAGGACGCCGAGGCCCGCGCGCAGCAGGACGCCGAGCGGGGCGCCCAGGACCCCCGGACCACCGGCGCGGTCATCGAGCACTTCATCGACGGGAAGCGCCACGGCGGGCCCGGGCGCACCGCGGACGTCTACAACCCCGCGACCGGGCAGGTGGCCAAGCAGGTGCTGCTGGCCTCCGCCGAGGACGTCGCCACCGCGGTGGAGGCCGCCGAGCTCGCCCTGCCCGGATGGCGGGCCACCGGACTGTCGAAGCGCTCGGCGATCATGTTCAAGGTCGAGAACATCATCCGGGAGCGCACCCCGGAGCTGGCCGCCATCATCACCGCCGAGCACGGCAAGGTCCTCTCGGACGCGGCCGGCGAGGTCGCCCGCGGGCTGGAGAACGTGCAGTTCTGCGCGGGACTCATGCACCACATGAAGGGGGAGTTCCTCGAGCAGGCCGCCACCGGGGTGGACGTGCACCAGACCCGCCAGCCGGTGGGCGTGGTCGCCTGCATCACCCCGTTCAACTTCCCCGCCATGGTCCCGCTGTGGATGATCACCACCGCGATCGCCGCCGGGAACACCGTGATCCTCAAGCCCTCCGAGCGGGACCCCTCGGCGGCGGTGTGGATCGCCGAGGCCTTCGCCGAGGCCGGGCTGCCCCCGGGGGTGCTCAACGTGGTGCACGGGGACAAGGAGGCCGTGGACGAGCTGCTGACCAACCCGCTGGTCAAGGCCGTGTCCTTCGTGGGCTCCACCCCCATCGCCCGGTACATCTACGAGACCTCGGCGCAGCACGGCAAGCGCGTCCAGGCCCTGGGCGGGGCGAAGAACCACATGGTGGTCATGCCGGACGCGGACCTGGACGGGGCCGCCGACGCCGCTATCTCGGCCGCCTACGGCTCCGCCGGGGAGCGCTGCATGGCGGTCTCGGTGCTCGTCACCGTGGGGGACGTGGCCGACCCGCTCATCGAGCGGCTGAAGGAGCGGATCGCGAAGCTGACCATCGGGGACGGCACCGACCCGGCCTCCGAGATGGGCCCGCTCATCACGAGGGCGGCCCTGGACCGGGTCAACGGCTACGTGACCGGGGCGGAGGCCGAGGGTGCGACCGTCGTGGTCGACGGCACGCAGCAGGAGTTCGACGGCGAGGGGTTCTTCACCGGCGTCTCGCTGCTGGACCACGTGAGGCCCGGCATGAAGGCCTACGACGAGGAGATCTTCGGCCCGGTCCTGTCCGTGGTGCGGGTGGACACCTACGAGGAGGCCGTGCGGCTGATCAACACCAACCAGTTCGCCAACGGGGTGGCGGTGTTCACCCGCGACGGCAAGACGGCCCGGCAGTTCGAGTTCGAGATCGAGGTCGGCATGGTCGGGGTCAACGTCCCCATCCCGGTGCCGATCGGCGCGTTCTCGTTCGGCGGCTGGAAGAACTCCCTCTTCGGCGACACCCACATGTACGGGCCGGAGGCGTTCAACTTCTACACCCGCCGCAAGCTCGTGACCACGCGCTGGCCCGAGCCCTCGGAGTCCCAGATCAACCTGGGCTTCCCGACCCACTGA